The window GCTTCCCCGCGATCGTGAATTGCGTATCGCGCAGGCGCTCGGCGCCGAGCCGCTCGTAGAACGAGCACGCGGGATTTTCGGCAAGCACGCGAACGACCGCGGCGTGGCATCCACTCGCCAGCGCGAGCCCCGCCCACTCGCGCACCAAGCGCCGACCCACGCCTTTTTGCTGCATCGAGTCGAGCAGATAAATCGCGTACAGCTCCGCGTCGAAGCCCGCGATCGGATCGCGAATGGCTCCGCCCGAAATGAACCCGACGATGTCACCGTCGGCATCGACGGCGACGAGGACGTCTGGCTCCGTGTCGGAATCGGTCGCGAGGCGCCTGCCCCACGCCGCCGCACGCTCAGGCACTGAAAGACTGTCGATGTACGCCTGGTCGACGATCCCAGGATACGTCGTTCGCCACGACGCGACATGAACTTCGGCAACGGCGGTCGCGTCATCGACCACCGCGCGACGGATCGTAATCAACGGCCAAGCGGGAAGCGTCATCGCCAGAATGTACGCCGCGGTCCGCCGCTTGGCGCCCTCGCAGTTCGCCACCTTCGGCCTTCGGCAGTTTTCGGAGTTTGGCAGTTTCGCAGTCTCGGAGTCTGGCAGTTTCGGAGTTCGGAAGTCTCGGCCCCCGGCAGTCTCGGAGTCCGGCCCTCTCACCCACCATCGCCACAAGCCCTTCCCGCGTAGTAATCTCTGAGTCCCTCCGCAGTCCCCCCAAAGTCTCCCCCAATGCCCCGATTCGCCCTCGCCGGACTCCTCGTACCCGCCGCCCTCCTCTCGGCCCAGGCTCCCGTCCGCGATTCCGCGACAATCAACCGCTCTCCCAACCCCGTTCTCGCATCCTTCCGGTTCCGATCGATAGGGCCGGCGAGCATGGGCGGCCGAGTGGACGACATCGAGGTCGCGCCGAGCGATCCGAGCGTGATCTATGTCGGATACGCGACGGGCGGCGTATTCAAGTCCGACAACAACGGCACGACGTTCACGCCGGTGTTCGAGACCTACGGCACCGCGTCGATCGGCGCGATCGCGATCCATCCGACGAACGCGAACGTCGTCTACGTCGGGACCGGTGAAGCGAACAACCGCCAGACGACGACCTTCGGCGACGGGATCTACAAGAGCGAAGACGGCGGGAAGACGTTCACGAACGTCGGGCTCAAAGAGACGCAGTCCATCGCGCGCATAGTCATCGATCCGAAGAATCCGGGCGTCGTCTACGTGGCCGCGCCCGGCCACCTGTTCGGACCGAGTCCCGACGGCGGCGTCTACAAGACGACCGACGGAGGTAAGAGCTGGAACAAGATCAAGTACATCGACGAGAACACGGGGTTCACGGACATCGTGATGGATCCGTCGAACACGCGCGTTCTGTACGCCGCGAGCTATCAACGCCGCCGCAGCGGATGCTGCTACAACGGCGGCGGTCCCGGGAGCGCGTTGTGGAAGTCGGACAACGCGGGCGAATCATGGGTCCGCCTGAGCGCAAATGGTCTTCCGAGTGGAGTCTTGGGTCGCATCGGCCTCTCAGTGTCGAAGTCGAATCCGAACGTGGTCTACGCACAGATCGAGGCCGGAGCGGCGTCGGAAGCTGAAGCCCCGGCGCGTGGCGCCAATCCCGGCGCAGCGCCGGCCGGTGGCGGAGCTGCTGCTGGAGCAGGAGGAGCCGGTGGAGGTCGGGCCGGTGGGTATGACTGGTGCGACAACGCCGGTCCGGGACACGGATTCGGCGGCGGCCGCGGTGGTGGTGGCCGCGGCGGCGCTGCCGACACGACGAACCGCACTCCGCCCGCGATCGACGGCAATCGCTCCGGCATTTTCCGATCCGACAACAAGGGCAAATCGTGGACGGTCGTCAGCAACTGCGACGCTCGGCCGCTCTACTTCAGCCAGATCCGCGTCGATCCGAGCAACGATC of the Gemmatimonadaceae bacterium genome contains:
- a CDS encoding GNAT family N-acetyltransferase, with the translated sequence MTLPAWPLITIRRAVVDDATAVAEVHVASWRTTYPGIVDQAYIDSLSVPERAAAWGRRLATDSDTEPDVLVAVDADGDIVGFISGGAIRDPIAGFDAELYAIYLLDSMQQKGVGRRLVREWAGLALASGCHAAVVRVLAENPACSFYERLGAERLRDTQFTIAGKPYPERWYGWRNLYDLRA